One Calditrichota bacterium genomic window, CAGTGACATAGGAGCATTTTACCTTCATCAAGAACTCTCAGCACCGAAATCTGATAATGATATTGAAGCTGCGTTGAGTGGTAAAAGTATCCAGATTTATCCCAATCCATTCAATTTGTCTGCGGTTATCTCTTTCTCCCTGCCGGAACCGGGGAATGTAGAGGTATCCGTCTTCGATCTTTCGGGGCGTGAAGTTTCGACTCGGACACAACATTTCGTCGCTGGTCAGCACAAAGCGTTCTGGAATGCTGTCGGTTATCCAGCAGGTCTGTATCTCATCCAGGCGAAATTTGGCAACGAAGTAAGGTCGCAAATGGCATTGCATCTAAAATGAATCGCTTGATGATCAAGGCGCAGGCGGCTTTCGCCGCCTGCGCCCTAATCGCGTTTTTGCCTGGATTGGGACTGTCACAGCCTGATACTGTATGGACAACATCATTTCCCACGAATACAAGTAATGGAATAGATATTTTTAGAATAGAAGATGGCGAATTTGTAGTTGCTTCTGGCGCACCCAGTCGTAGAGCATTTCAAATTTGTAGGATTGATTCTGAGGGAGCGCTTATTGAAGTTAGAACATATGATCCTGCCAATCGAGTAGTAGCGCAATATCCTTATTCCTCATGCCGCATGCCTGACGGCGGCTACTTTATGGGGGGACTAGGTTCCGTCAGGGTAGATTCTAGATTGGATTCAATTTGGTCTAAGTCTAGGTATGAGGGAGGATTTGGAGGATATGGAAGCATTCCCGCGCATGATGGCGATATCATAGTGACAGGTGGTAGATTCGCGTTTAAGGTAGGCGATGAGAACGAAGGAGAAATCATCTGGCGTCGTGAGTATGAGAATGTGGGGGGATCGCTCAATTCCGGCCTCTGGGACTGCCTTGCGACCGACGATGGTGGCTATCTCTTTGCTGGAATTACCGCCAGAATTGGGAACGGCGGAGACGATTTTTATGCCGTAAAAGTCGATGTAAATGGCGAGATTGAATGGGAGAACACCAATGGCACACAACTTGAAGATCTCTGTCTAAGTGTTGCGTCTGCATCGGGCGGTGGATGGTGCCTTGCTGGAACTCACCGTTATGGTGAAGCTGCTTCACATCGCTATGCTATGCTTGTGCGAATCGATTCAGATGGAGAAGTGATATGGAGCCGCATTTATGACGAAGTAGAAAATGGCGACTTCATCTACGATGTGGAAGAGACCCCTGATGGCGGATTTGTGTCAGTAGGCAAAAATTCACGAAGTGAATACCTAATCCAAATGCGCGTCGATTGCAATGGCGAGTATCTGTGGGGCAGGCGCTACGGTCTCTATCAGGAAGGTAATCGCAGAGACTGGGCGAGAGGCGACTTGACATCTGTGATTCTGATGGACGACGGCGGCTATGTGGTCTGCGGAACTGCCGACGGCGGACCCTATCAGGGTGGTTTTCTCGCCCGCACCGAGCCTGACCCTGTCGATTTCCCGCAGTTGATCGCCGTTTCCGACACTCTCCTCGACTTCGGTGAGGTTCTAGTCGGGGATTCGGTCTTACTGCCATTACGTCTTTCCAACCCAGGCCGGAGGTGGACGGAGGTCGATTCGATCACCGCAAGCGATCCTGCGTTCAGCGTCCAATATGCCCTGCCGGTTCTATTCTTCCCCTGGGATACGCTCGACATCCCAATCCTTTTCCATCCCGATACCAATCGTGAATACTCCGCTCTACTGACCATTCACGCTGACACAACCTCGCTGGATGTTACCCTTTCCGGTCGCGGCGTTCCGCTCGCCGTCCCCGACGACGGCGGGATCGGAATCCCGCCCTACGAGATGGAGTTAAGTGTCTCGCCCAATCCATTCAATGCGAATACGCTGATTCGCTATGAACTTCCCTGGCAAACGGCAGTAAATTTGACTATCTACGACATTGCCGGGGCTGAGGCGGCGACTCTGGTGTCAGGAACTTTCGATCCCGGCAGGCACAGCGTCGTATGGGATGGCTCATCGCATCCCGCGGGCATCTATTTCATTCACTTTGAAGCGGCGGGTCGATCCCGAGTTGTGAAGGCGGTCCTGATCAAGTAGGATTGGCGTTTCAGCCTTGGCTTGGCAACGCAAGATGTAGTTGCCAATTCGTTTATGATAGCAGCGGTGCGACCGATTGCCTGACGCAGGGCGGGGCTTACGAAGCGGCGCTTTGAAATGGAAGTTTAGGAATCCGCCCCAACAATGTTCCCCCGATAAATCGGGGAGCCACCGAGGAGTGTGAGTCGGGAAGCCAGCGAAAAAGAGCAGGAGAAGTGAGCAAGTGGGCGAATAGGAATTCGCCCATGCATGAGATTTATTCTACCCTTCCTGCCGGCCGGGGCGGTTCCAGAGGAATCTCGTTAGCCCCTTTTGCGTCGCCACCCAGAGGCTGTCGCCCTCGATCGCCAACTGGTTCACCCGCCCGACCGGAAAGCCCTCCCGAGTCCCGAACCGCACCCACTCGCCGATTTTTAAGTCATAACGATACAGACTCAGCTCGGTCCCGACCCAGAGGTTCGTATCGGCGGGCAGGAGCGCCAGCGGCGCTTCGCCGCCGAGGAAGACCTCGCCGGGAATCGCCCGCCAATCGCCCGTCCGGCGGTTAAGTATCCGGATCCCGCGTGGCCCGCCGATGTAGAGATGCTCCCCTGTAACAGCCAGCGATAACGCGGCTTCGTCGCCGATCGTCTCTTCGCCGCTCACGAACGACCAGCGCCCATCGGATACGCTGCGCCAGATGCCTTGCAATCCTCCCGCCCAGACCGTATCTCCGTCGGTGGCGAACGACGAGGTGCGAAGATCATCAACCTTCGGCGATCCAGAGCGAAACATTGGGCCCTTGGGCAAGGCATAGCGGTTTACGCCCTGGTCGCCGCCGATGTAGAGCCACCCCCCCGCGACGGAGAGCGCCCGCAGCGAACCCCCCTGCAGCCCGTCGAACCTCGTCAGCGTCCGGAAATTGACGCCTTTCAGGTCGGTCAGGACAAGTCCGGCGTTTCCAGCCAGATAAAGCGCCCCGCCATAGACGGCAATAGCCCGGACTGCACCCGTCTCAAGGCCCGGCGTCGCGCGCGGGGCAAAGGACTTCCACCTACCGGTCCTCCGGTTCCAGATGACGGGACCTTCCCGCGCACCGCTGTTGTTTCCCCCGATCCATACCTGACCCTGGTCCATAAAGTGAAATGCCTGGACATCCATCCCCGCCGGGCCGGGCTCGCGCACCTCGATCCAGCCGGTGCGCTCGTCGGCGACTGCGATACCCAGCCCCGGATAGCAGATATAGCGTCTTCGGTAGTCGGGATCGAAGCGCTCCGACACTGGTCGGAAGACGTTCAGTTGCAGGTCGTTGATAGCCCCGCCGGAGGATGGGTCGAAGCCGTATTCGATATCGGTTGGGTGGTAGAAGGGAAATTCGGACGGCGGCAGGCGGCGGCGCCCCTGCCAGCGAATGCCGGAGGTGTCGAACCTGGCTGGAAGAGTATAGAGATGGTATGATGGAGGGTTGACAGCCTGCAGTCGGCGGCCCTGTTCGACTATCACGAGGTCGCCTGCGTCGCCAAGGGAAGTAATCTCGCCGCCCGCTACACCCTCGAGCCGGGCCCATCGCTCAATGTCCCAGCGATAGTAGAGCAGCGCGTCCCGCGCAGCAAGCCAGATCGTCCGCGACTCGGGATGCCACAGGACTATCCGACCGCCGGACAGGGGGAGTGCTCTATCCCAACCGACTCCCGTTGCCCACGGATCGATCGGCTGAGCCGTCGCCCGTTCGAGCCGAATGAGACCTCCACCGGTCGCAACGACGACTTCCCGGTCGGTCAGATCCGCCGATCGAGCATCTCGCCCGTCAAACCACGTGACGACGTCATCCTGCCGCCAGCCCGGTTGAGCCGATATAAAAGCCGAAGGCAGAAGGCTGAGGACGAAGAGAATCAGGCAGATGTTGGTAAGGAGAAGGATGATGGACGCGGGAAGATGGAAGAGGAAATTTGACGAATGGCCTGCCTGTAAGATAATACGCCGCCTAAGTGTAGATGGAGAGATTCCGGAACCAGGAAGTAAGTGCGCAATAGACATACGGATTGCCTGCCATCTGCCGCTCCTGGCGAAGGCGTGCATCCTTCGACCAAACTCCACCTGCCTGACTTTGCCTTATACCTCTTCCCTTATTCCATCAAAAAAGCCCATTATCCGACAGATCGACGACCCGCCACTGATTGTTTATTTTGACCATGCCGCGAATGGTGAAATCGGCGCTCTCGCCCTCAACCGAGATGGTCGCCTGACTCTCTTTGAAGGCTGGGAAGCCCTTGTATTGATACCACTGCGATCCGAGGTGAAACCGCTTCACCTTCACTTCCTTGCCGTCGATGAACTTGACCATATTCCGGAAGTTGGTGATCAGGTCCGAGAGGACGGCGTCACTGAAAGCCGCCGCGTCGGAGCGGACGCCCGCATCCGGATTCAAGGTCATAAAGCCGTTGACATCGAGCAGGATCGCATGAGCGGCATCCTCGTCGTTGTTCTGCGCTGCGGTGAGCAGTTGCTGCACCGTTTCGCGGATCAGCCGCTCCTCATTGGTCATAAAGGTGCAGCCGCTGAAGGCGAGCAGCGCTGCCAACGGGACGATTTGCAATCTGAGGAGTCTCATACGTGCTTCCTTGACTGATACTATATTGAGTCCGTTGAAAAACCTCGATTAATGCACACCGGACGTCCTCGTCCGGCGTTTTTGACCCCTTCTCCCCAGGCGCACCAATCAGAAGTCGCGGAAATACCTGTAACGATAGTCCTTAATATCGGCGGCAATGCGCAGTTCACGCACCCAGTTCTGCGCCACGGCCTGCTGTTCCTTGCCCACCAGGTTGATATAGACGACCGGGTAGTTGGCCCGGACGTTGTCCTCTTCGATGTCGAACTTTGCTTCGGCGACCGCGACATAAGCGCCGTTGCGGCCTTCGATGACATCCGACAGTTCGCCCTCCTTTAGCCGGAAAGCCTTGGTAATAAAGTCCTTATCGGCACGAACGCCATCGGGCAGTTTACCTTCTGTCTTCATGCTGTCATCGGTCACATAGACCGGATAATTGGCTGCCAGTGCTACTGCCTCAAGATCTTGCGGACCGCCCATTTGCCCGCGCAGTTCGGCGGCAGCGGCGGCTGCGCGATGCTGACGCAGCGTCTTGATGAGCGTTCGGCGAATCTGGTCGCGCACTTCGTCGAATGGCTTGACGCGTTCGTCGGTCGCTTCGACGATCTTTAGGACGACGTAGCCGTCTGGAATCGGATAGATTTCGCTCGCCGTCCCGACGGGATTGTTGAAGCAGAATTCTGCCGCCATCCGCATCCGCCCCAGCCCGGCAATATAGCCCGCTTCGGAGAACGCCTTGGTCGTATCGACGCTT contains:
- a CDS encoding T9SS type A sorting domain-containing protein, yielding MNRLMIKAQAAFAACALIAFLPGLGLSQPDTVWTTSFPTNTSNGIDIFRIEDGEFVVASGAPSRRAFQICRIDSEGALIEVRTYDPANRVVAQYPYSSCRMPDGGYFMGGLGSVRVDSRLDSIWSKSRYEGGFGGYGSIPAHDGDIIVTGGRFAFKVGDENEGEIIWRREYENVGGSLNSGLWDCLATDDGGYLFAGITARIGNGGDDFYAVKVDVNGEIEWENTNGTQLEDLCLSVASASGGGWCLAGTHRYGEAASHRYAMLVRIDSDGEVIWSRIYDEVENGDFIYDVEETPDGGFVSVGKNSRSEYLIQMRVDCNGEYLWGRRYGLYQEGNRRDWARGDLTSVILMDDGGYVVCGTADGGPYQGGFLARTEPDPVDFPQLIAVSDTLLDFGEVLVGDSVLLPLRLSNPGRRWTEVDSITASDPAFSVQYALPVLFFPWDTLDIPILFHPDTNREYSALLTIHADTTSLDVTLSGRGVPLAVPDDGGIGIPPYEMELSVSPNPFNANTLIRYELPWQTAVNLTIYDIAGAEAATLVSGTFDPGRHSVVWDGSSHPAGIYFIHFEAAGRSRVVKAVLIK
- a CDS encoding T9SS type A sorting domain-containing protein; the encoded protein is SDIGAFYLHQELSAPKSDNDIEAALSGKSIQIYPNPFNLSAVISFSLPEPGNVEVSVFDLSGREVSTRTQHFVAGQHKAFWNAVGYPAGLYLIQAKFGNEVRSQMALHLK